Genomic segment of Nitrospirota bacterium:
GAGTCATTTACAGGCTTGGTGTTCGGCATACAGCAGATAGTAGTGAAACCGCCTGCAGCCGCGGCCATAGTCCCGGTCTTTATAGTCTCCTTGTACTCATACCCGGGTTCGCGCAGATGTGTATGCATATCAATAAACCCTGGAACTACAAGCTGACCGGTGGCATCTATAGTCTCAACTCCTGCATCTGGAGAAAGGTTGCAGGCAATCTTAGAAACCCTTCCTTCCTGAATAAGAATATCAGCAATCTCATCTATATTATTTGCCGGATCTATTATGCGGCCGTTTTTGATTAGAATGTCCATAATGGTATATCCTTCGTTCACTCTCCCCCTGCCCCCTCCCGTCAAGGGAGGGGGATAATCTTGTGATTTCCCCTTGAAGGGGAGAGAATGTTTTTCCTGCTTCTAATTTCTTGCTTCTGCTTTTCTTAGTCTTACTTCTTGCCTCTAACTTCTATCCCTGTTTCCACTCAGCAAATACAACGCTGCCATCCTCACTGCGATCCCATTTGTAACCTGTTCAAGTATTACAGAAGACAGCCCGTCAGCAACCTCCGGTGATATTTCTATACCGCGGTTGATCGGGCCTGGGTGCATCACCATGACGTCCTCTTTTGCATATTTTACCTTCTCAGCAGTTAAGCAGAATAGTCTTGCATATTCCCTGAGGCCCGGAAAGTAATTCTTGCCCTGGCGTTCTAACTGAATCCTCAACACCATTATTACATCAGCATCTTTAATTGCTTCAGTAAGATTATAATAAACAGAAACGCCTGATAATTCTATGTCAACCGGAATAAGGGCCGGAGGGGCGGCTACACACACCTCTGCACCAAGCCTCGTCAGGCCATATATGTTCGACCTCGCCACACGACTGTGAGTAATATCACCGATTATCACAACCTTTAACCCTTCAAGCCTCCCCTTTTTTTCACGAATGGTAAACATGTCAAGCAATGCCTGTGTGGGGTGTTCATGAAAACCGTCCCCTGCATTGATAACTGAACTTTTAAGTTGTTGAGCAAGCAGGTGTGGTGCGCCTGATGCGGAATGGCGGATAACAATAAAGTCCGACCTCATTGCCTCTATGTTTCTTGCAGTATCTAGAAGCGTCTCCCCTTTAGTGACACTGCTGGTTGAAACAGAAAAGTTTATTACATCAGCAGAAAGCCTCTTTGCCGCGAGTTCAAAGGATGTCCTTGTCCGAGTACTCGGTTCAAAGAAAAGGTTCACCACTGTTTTACCACGCAACGTTGGGACTTTCTTTATATCCCTTCCTGTAACTTCTTTAAATGACTCAGCAGTATCAAGGAATAAATTTATCTCATCCCGATCTAATCCCTTTATCTCAAGCAGGTCTTTTCTATTCAATTCCACTTTGCACCTTCAGCCTAAGGTGAGCCAATGCTCACCCTCCCCCTACCCCCTCCCGTCAAGGGAGGGGGAATTCTTGTTTTGCTCCTTATTTCTTAATCTTGCTTCTAACTTCTTGCTTCAGCCTTCAGTCTATCCACCTTCAGCCTGCCTTACTTCTGCTCACTGCTTACTATCTTATTCCCTGATAACAACCCTGTCTTCATTCCCCTCTTCAGACAGCAGGACTTTTATCTTTGCTGTTACGGAGGTGGGGACATTCTTTCCTGCGTAGTCTGCCCTTATTGGAAGTTCCCTGTGTCCTCTGTCTATCAGCACAGCCAGTTGAATCATGTCAGGCCGTCCAAGGTCCATTAAGCCATCCATTGCGGCCCTTATAGTCCTTCCTGTGTAGAGGACATCATCCACAAGCACAACAATCTTGCCTGAGATATCAAATGGTATCTCAGTCTTCCTCAATGCCGGATGTCCTTTCTTGGTCATAACATCATCCCTGTAGAGCGTTATATCAAGTATCCCGACAGGTACATCTGATTTTTCAATCTCCATTATCTTAGCTGATAAACGTTTTGCAAGATGGGCGCCGCATGTACGAATTCCCACAAGCACAAGCCCGTCCGTCCCATGATTCCGTTCAATTATCTCATGGGCGATACGGTTAAGCGCCCTTCCAATGCCTATACTATCCATGATTATGTTTTCTTGCATATTCATCCGAAAATCCCTCCGGCGGGGTAAGAAAACCCCGCCTATCCATATCAACGAGGATAGGCGGGACTTTCTTGTCCCGCTGATTTTCATGGCCCTTTGTGAACCCTGGTTCATGTGGGTTCATCCCAAAATAACCCCAAGTAAGCAGTTAGCAGTTAGCAGATAGCAGATAAAGACCTGCCTTTACTGTTCACTGCTCACTGCTTACTGTTTACTATTTTCATTGCCCTTTGTGAAACCCCGTTTCATGACGTTTCACGCAAAAAAAAACCTCCTCACCTATTTTCAGATGAGAAGGTTTTTATCGTTATATTAGTGTAATTCTTGTTTAACATTTCCATTTCCTTCTTAGCCTCACCGGGCTAAATTAAAGGTTGACTTACATTATTATACTTAGGCAGAATTGTCAACAAAAATATTTACATCTAAAATCACTTTTCTAATTCAGCCTTCCACTCCTTAACTGAGAGTTTGTCCCAATCTGTACCGGAAACCACTACTGATCCTGGGAATCCCTCTGTACCTAATGCCAGATTCATTCCAAGTTCTGCCGGTCGGCTGGCCCCTGTCAGGCTGCCGGGATTTACCTTTGCCTTTATTTCAAATTTACCGCTCGCAGGAGTATAGTAGTCACCTACA
This window contains:
- a CDS encoding aspartate carbamoyltransferase catalytic subunit, encoding MELNRKDLLEIKGLDRDEINLFLDTAESFKEVTGRDIKKVPTLRGKTVVNLFFEPSTRTRTSFELAAKRLSADVINFSVSTSSVTKGETLLDTARNIEAMRSDFIVIRHSASGAPHLLAQQLKSSVINAGDGFHEHPTQALLDMFTIREKKGRLEGLKVVIIGDITHSRVARSNIYGLTRLGAEVCVAAPPALIPVDIELSGVSVYYNLTEAIKDADVIMVLRIQLERQGKNYFPGLREYARLFCLTAEKVKYAKEDVMVMHPGPINRGIEISPEVADGLSSVILEQVTNGIAVRMAALYLLSGNRDRS
- the pyrR gene encoding bifunctional pyr operon transcriptional regulator/uracil phosphoribosyltransferase PyrR, whose amino-acid sequence is MNMQENIIMDSIGIGRALNRIAHEIIERNHGTDGLVLVGIRTCGAHLAKRLSAKIMEIEKSDVPVGILDITLYRDDVMTKKGHPALRKTEIPFDISGKIVVLVDDVLYTGRTIRAAMDGLMDLGRPDMIQLAVLIDRGHRELPIRADYAGKNVPTSVTAKIKVLLSEEGNEDRVVIRE